A region from the uncultured Draconibacterium sp. genome encodes:
- a CDS encoding glycoside hydrolase family 16 protein, translating into MRIVMLIITLLFSYLSTFAQTSAEPKTIDLTKWKMVWNDEFDYPDKRLEKNWEVQNGPSGHILCSRWRENAVVHDGILELIAKKEKRGGQDWTAASIWTKKKFKYGYFECRYKYAGAETTNNSFWLMTRGAEPAVGKRFEIDINEGHYPKIINTNIHNHSDHTVVNGKKRSIRNPKHFNLENDYDLDFSEEFHTYGLEWNENEMIFYFDGKEIRRVKNEFCYSETPIWLSLALVKWYGTLTDEVDGKSMKVDYVRYYLKK; encoded by the coding sequence ATGAGAATTGTAATGCTAATCATAACGCTTCTATTTAGTTATTTGTCAACTTTTGCGCAAACTTCGGCAGAGCCAAAAACAATTGATTTAACAAAATGGAAAATGGTTTGGAACGACGAGTTTGATTACCCTGACAAAAGACTGGAAAAAAACTGGGAAGTTCAAAACGGCCCGAGCGGACACATCCTTTGCAGTCGCTGGCGCGAAAATGCGGTGGTGCACGATGGTATTCTGGAGTTAATTGCAAAAAAAGAAAAGCGTGGCGGACAGGATTGGACAGCAGCAAGTATCTGGACAAAAAAGAAATTTAAGTACGGCTATTTTGAATGCCGTTACAAATATGCCGGAGCCGAAACTACCAATAACTCATTCTGGCTCATGACCAGAGGCGCAGAACCCGCTGTGGGCAAGCGTTTTGAAATTGACATTAACGAAGGGCACTATCCGAAAATTATCAATACAAATATTCATAACCACAGCGACCATACCGTGGTGAACGGGAAAAAAAGAAGCATTCGGAATCCAAAGCACTTTAACCTCGAAAATGATTATGACCTTGACTTTTCGGAAGAGTTTCACACTTATGGTTTAGAGTGGAACGAAAACGAAATGATTTTTTATTTTGATGGAAAAGAAATCAGGCGGGTAAAAAACGAGTTTTGTTACAGCGAAACACCAATTTGGCTTAGTCTGGCTTTGGTTAAATGGTATGGTACCTTAACCGATGAGGTGGATGGAAAAAGTATGAAAGTGGATTACGTACGCTATTATCTAAAGAAATAA
- a CDS encoding glycoside hydrolase family protein, translating to MELLKYIIGFVFILLAGNLRGQHADELNLGAMVQPVPEEYKFIDPNYHIWGASVVKGYDGKYHMYYSRWKYELGHMGWVTDSEIAYAVAEKAEGPYKPVNVALPARGKEYWDGTTTHNPTVFKKDGKYYLYYMGTTSPVIAKQPTSMKNKDWWLYRNNQRIGVAWATNPAGPWNRLDEPVIDVSDDPKAPDALMTSNPAINIAPDGSIFAVYKVVGKQEGWKPVDMESTDGWQVSKGSRVRYMLAFADKPLGPFKKHKETIFELKGSEDEHMIAEDPYVWSQNGKFYALVTDIQGRFTGDTGAIALMESDNGYDWEQAKHPLVVPGKILKTDGTRTEYKIERPQLLVEDGVPTFIFGALGITVNGVHRGHCCNLRIQLK from the coding sequence ATGGAATTACTTAAGTACATCATAGGTTTCGTTTTTATTTTGCTGGCCGGAAACCTGCGCGGGCAGCATGCCGATGAATTGAACCTGGGTGCCATGGTTCAACCCGTTCCTGAAGAATATAAATTCATCGACCCCAATTACCACATCTGGGGAGCTTCGGTGGTAAAAGGTTACGATGGCAAGTACCATATGTATTATTCGCGCTGGAAATACGAACTGGGGCATATGGGCTGGGTAACCGATTCGGAAATAGCTTATGCCGTGGCCGAAAAAGCGGAAGGGCCTTATAAACCTGTAAATGTTGCTTTGCCTGCCCGTGGTAAGGAGTATTGGGACGGCACAACCACCCATAATCCCACGGTTTTTAAAAAGGATGGCAAGTATTACCTGTATTATATGGGCACTACATCTCCTGTAATAGCTAAGCAGCCAACTTCCATGAAAAATAAAGACTGGTGGCTTTATCGTAACAATCAACGTATTGGTGTTGCCTGGGCAACCAACCCTGCCGGCCCGTGGAACAGGTTAGACGAACCGGTAATTGATGTAAGTGATGACCCAAAAGCTCCTGATGCTTTAATGACCTCGAACCCCGCCATTAACATTGCACCAGACGGTAGTATTTTTGCTGTTTACAAAGTCGTTGGCAAACAAGAAGGTTGGAAACCGGTGGATATGGAAAGTACTGATGGCTGGCAGGTATCAAAAGGAAGTAGAGTAAGGTATATGCTTGCTTTTGCTGATAAACCGCTTGGACCGTTTAAAAAACACAAGGAAACCATTTTTGAATTAAAGGGTTCGGAAGATGAGCACATGATTGCCGAAGACCCTTACGTGTGGAGTCAGAACGGAAAATTCTACGCTCTGGTAACTGATATTCAGGGGCGTTTTACCGGCGATACCGGTGCTATTGCTTTAATGGAATCGGATAATGGTTACGATTGGGAACAGGCAAAACACCCGCTGGTTGTACCTGGTAAAATTTTAAAAACCGATGGTACACGAACAGAATACAAAATAGAACGGCCTCAACTATTGGTAGAAGATGGTGTGCCCACTTTTATTTTCGGGGCATTAGGCATTACTGTAAATGGCGTTCATCGCGGGCATTGTTGTAACCTTCGAATTCAGTTAAAATAA
- a CDS encoding glycoside hydrolase family protein, protein MKRNLLFIMAAVLLLAACAGKQNKQKSGELLSGKKADLKIEFKKVPSTAKFINDTISIWGGSLIKGEDGLYHMFYSRWKKELGWVWETHSEIAHAVAESPFGPFKHVEVALPIRGAEYWDGLCTHNPTIHKFDGKYYLYYMGNTGDGKIYSRPGKIQLNPVHRNNQRIGVAVADTPNGPWKRFDKPLVDVSPDSTALDALLTSNPSVTQRPDGGYLMVYKAVGKKKPGIWGGPVVHCVATSDSPTGPFEKYDKPVFQAEGHDFPAEDPFIWYQDGKYRAIVKDMHGAFTNAGRSLVLFDSEDGFDWNLAKNPLVSTLKIEWKNGETQHVSHLERPQLYIEDGKPLALLCAADTKDEDGVLHSFNVQIPIKQ, encoded by the coding sequence ATGAAAAGAAACTTGCTATTTATAATGGCGGCTGTTTTATTATTAGCAGCATGTGCGGGTAAGCAAAACAAGCAAAAATCAGGTGAACTGCTTAGTGGCAAAAAAGCTGATTTAAAAATTGAATTTAAGAAAGTACCCTCAACAGCAAAATTTATTAACGACACCATCAGCATTTGGGGAGGTTCGCTTATAAAAGGCGAAGATGGTTTATACCACATGTTTTACTCGCGTTGGAAAAAGGAGTTGGGCTGGGTTTGGGAAACGCATTCTGAAATAGCCCATGCTGTTGCCGAAAGTCCGTTTGGACCCTTTAAGCATGTAGAGGTTGCTCTACCTATTCGCGGTGCCGAATACTGGGATGGACTATGTACGCACAATCCAACCATTCATAAATTCGATGGGAAATACTACCTCTACTATATGGGCAATACCGGCGATGGGAAAATATACAGCAGGCCGGGAAAGATTCAGTTGAATCCGGTTCACCGGAATAATCAGCGCATTGGCGTAGCTGTTGCCGATACTCCTAACGGTCCGTGGAAACGTTTCGATAAACCGTTGGTTGATGTTAGCCCCGATAGTACAGCATTGGATGCCTTATTGACCAGCAATCCATCGGTTACGCAGCGGCCTGACGGGGGCTACCTTATGGTTTATAAAGCTGTTGGTAAAAAGAAACCCGGCATCTGGGGTGGCCCGGTAGTACATTGTGTGGCAACCTCCGATAGCCCAACGGGGCCATTCGAAAAATACGATAAGCCTGTATTCCAGGCCGAGGGGCACGATTTTCCGGCCGAAGATCCGTTTATCTGGTACCAGGATGGGAAATACCGTGCCATTGTTAAAGACATGCACGGCGCTTTTACCAATGCTGGCCGATCACTGGTTTTATTCGACTCAGAAGATGGTTTTGACTGGAATCTGGCGAAAAACCCATTGGTTTCTACCTTAAAAATTGAATGGAAAAATGGCGAAACACAGCATGTCTCTCATCTTGAGCGCCCGCAATTGTACATCGAAGACGGGAAGCCTTTAGCTTTGTTATGTGCTGCCGATACAAAAGATGAAGATGGAGTATTGCACTCGTTTAATGTGCAAATACCAATAAAGCAATAG
- a CDS encoding glycoside hydrolase family protein — MRAFLFLAFVCLVFSACHQEEKIIENYKIEFGKVAKHSAFDGGDSLSHWGGSVVKGDDGLYHMLYSRWPKNIGWEWVNYSEIAHAVSDSPFGPYKFVDVALPERGHEFWDGSATHNPTVHKFNGKYYLYYMGNFGDKKIVSVPGKAKINWMHRNNQRIGVAVADTPNGPWKRFDKPVLDVTHGDSTAHDALMTSNPSVCQMADGKILMVYKAVGKKFPLPQGGPVVHMVAIADSPTGPFKKYPDPVFTFEGERFPAEDPYIWYQDGKYRAIVKRIEHIEHKRIFSLVHYDSVDGINWQKAKYFNVSNRTLT, encoded by the coding sequence ATGAGAGCGTTTTTATTCTTGGCATTTGTCTGTCTGGTTTTTTCAGCATGTCATCAAGAGGAAAAAATAATTGAAAATTATAAAATTGAATTTGGTAAAGTGGCCAAACATTCCGCTTTCGACGGAGGAGATAGCCTGAGCCATTGGGGTGGTTCGGTTGTAAAAGGCGATGATGGCTTGTACCACATGTTGTATTCGCGTTGGCCAAAAAACATTGGATGGGAGTGGGTCAACTATTCCGAAATAGCCCATGCCGTGTCAGACTCGCCCTTTGGTCCATACAAATTTGTTGATGTGGCTTTGCCAGAGCGCGGACACGAATTCTGGGACGGTTCGGCAACCCATAATCCTACGGTTCATAAATTCAACGGTAAATACTACCTGTACTATATGGGTAATTTTGGCGATAAAAAAATTGTAAGTGTTCCGGGTAAGGCAAAAATTAACTGGATGCACCGTAACAATCAGCGCATTGGAGTGGCAGTGGCCGACACCCCAAATGGCCCCTGGAAACGATTTGATAAACCGGTTTTGGATGTAACGCATGGCGATTCAACGGCACACGATGCTCTGATGACTTCCAATCCTTCGGTGTGCCAAATGGCCGATGGTAAAATTCTGATGGTTTACAAAGCTGTTGGTAAAAAATTTCCCCTGCCGCAAGGTGGCCCTGTGGTGCACATGGTGGCTATTGCCGACAGCCCAACCGGCCCATTCAAAAAATATCCTGATCCGGTATTTACTTTCGAAGGGGAACGATTTCCGGCAGAAGATCCGTACATCTGGTATCAGGATGGAAAGTACCGCGCCATTGTAAAACGAATTGAACACATCGAGCACAAACGCATTTTTTCCTTGGTGCACTACGATTCAGTTGATGGCATAAACTGGCAAAAAGCCAAATATTTCAACGTTTCCAACCGTACGCTTACCTGA
- a CDS encoding glycoside hydrolase family 2 TIM barrel-domain containing protein yields the protein MSKLFSFVLLMLFASVLQAQNSETGQEELSLNGNWKFYAIYGEGSNYMNIRETENDIVIDNIDENVQVKGNWSTSDFGAVNSKFHGENYLQHYFSITDLENADRNDDSNVRFYPNFKKTGYYEVFTKYPFISHMTAQYNVKHAKGISTKYFNQRVFCGEWNSLGIFEFNSNDDNYVEVTAIVSGDVAADAVMFREIPKEKYLNAKEEPRQVFLSDFDDSDWHNLSVPGHWGMINEYSNYTGKGWYRKTIHLPKNWKKDASDRYYLKFGGVYHLAKVYLNGKFIGRNRGGFTPFEFDVTDELNFKGKNVIAVEADNSAIVSATWNWGGIIRDVTLSKNKDVRIDYQYIQADPNLKTRTANVKLKVRVENNSAKKRTITVSSKLLDEIEIGTLEGTVEIEANTRKDIHLETVLSAENVELWHFDNPKLYQIYTTISEGKNKLNKKVDNFGIRKVELTDSKMLLNGEPVRLAGFNRVSESRFWGSSEPLEVLEEDVDLMKEAGANFMRIMHGTQNEKLIDLCDKKGIMLFEEVNVRDLDNDEFRANYYPLAKLEKEKGIQLNPEEEEILMLDEPYVMLTQKHGVEMTDKNYFLAKYWLKGMIERDINHPSIIGWSVGNELNNHFEYGKAAIDYVKTELDPYRLVTCVSNSGQKEEYTPETDPNTFVDIIMHNMYGWQGKPQDILNALRTKWPDKPVFISEFGFDPWPSTALNADKEIFSEWTNHFRHKNEFVIGTSMWTFNDYRSAYAGTTAEENRVWGVITTWRQKRRLFKRIKQEHAPVLDIEISNIDFDKNSADIRLPIRSESDYPSHAMRNYKLVYQFTNSRGETVFENAKELPDLKPADKQWNGTITWENLPADVLDLTISLVTPTNYSRLDKTISFKNAITPKITALIPGKNAVRVLFGHVPNASEYFVRYSADGEKEQESYKTISNYIDVTGLEEGKTYRFKLFALNDKGQSKPSDMAKTATVNKPLPPIIWDSFITDNKLVIGYSSDFADGIYTIKYGTSKDQLDKTFSSKVRGMVSIDLNGEKELYFKMKRSLGGEESNWSQLVKTISK from the coding sequence ATGAGTAAACTATTTTCCTTCGTACTATTAATGCTTTTTGCTTCCGTACTTCAGGCTCAAAATTCGGAAACGGGCCAGGAAGAACTATCGCTTAACGGAAACTGGAAATTTTACGCCATCTATGGCGAAGGTTCCAACTACATGAATATCCGTGAAACCGAAAATGATATCGTAATTGATAACATTGATGAAAATGTACAAGTTAAGGGCAATTGGAGCACGTCTGATTTTGGTGCGGTTAATTCAAAGTTTCACGGTGAAAACTATTTGCAACATTATTTTTCCATAACCGACCTTGAAAATGCAGACAGGAACGATGATTCTAATGTTCGGTTTTATCCTAATTTCAAAAAAACGGGTTACTACGAGGTGTTTACAAAATACCCCTTTATATCTCATATGACGGCGCAATACAACGTGAAACACGCAAAAGGCATTTCAACCAAATATTTTAATCAGCGGGTGTTTTGTGGCGAATGGAACAGTCTTGGTATTTTTGAATTTAATAGCAACGATGATAATTATGTTGAAGTAACAGCGATAGTAAGTGGTGATGTTGCTGCAGATGCGGTAATGTTTCGCGAAATTCCCAAAGAGAAGTATTTAAATGCAAAAGAAGAACCCCGCCAGGTTTTTCTTAGCGATTTTGATGATTCTGATTGGCACAACTTAAGCGTTCCGGGGCACTGGGGAATGATTAATGAGTACTCGAACTATACCGGAAAAGGTTGGTATCGGAAAACAATTCATCTTCCAAAAAACTGGAAAAAAGATGCAAGCGACAGGTACTATTTAAAATTTGGTGGTGTTTATCATCTCGCAAAAGTTTATCTCAACGGTAAGTTTATTGGAAGAAACAGGGGAGGATTTACGCCTTTCGAATTTGACGTGACGGATGAACTAAATTTCAAGGGGAAAAATGTTATTGCAGTTGAAGCCGATAACAGCGCAATTGTTAGTGCCACCTGGAATTGGGGTGGAATAATCCGGGATGTTACCCTAAGTAAAAACAAAGATGTTAGAATAGATTACCAATATATTCAGGCCGACCCCAACCTGAAAACAAGGACAGCCAATGTAAAACTCAAAGTGAGGGTTGAAAACAATTCTGCTAAAAAAAGAACAATTACAGTTAGTTCTAAATTATTGGATGAAATCGAAATCGGAACATTGGAAGGGACGGTTGAAATAGAAGCCAATACAAGAAAGGATATTCACCTTGAAACCGTTTTAAGTGCCGAAAACGTTGAGTTATGGCATTTTGATAATCCTAAACTGTATCAAATTTATACTACAATCTCTGAAGGGAAAAACAAATTGAATAAAAAGGTGGACAATTTTGGAATCCGAAAAGTTGAACTGACAGATTCTAAAATGTTGCTGAATGGCGAGCCCGTTCGTTTAGCCGGTTTTAACCGGGTAAGCGAGAGCCGTTTCTGGGGATCTTCTGAGCCCCTGGAGGTACTGGAAGAAGATGTGGATTTAATGAAAGAAGCGGGAGCCAACTTTATGCGGATTATGCACGGCACTCAAAACGAAAAGTTGATTGACTTATGCGATAAAAAAGGAATTATGCTTTTTGAAGAGGTTAATGTTCGGGATTTGGATAACGATGAGTTTCGTGCGAATTATTATCCACTGGCGAAACTTGAAAAAGAAAAAGGAATTCAATTAAATCCGGAAGAAGAAGAAATTTTAATGCTTGACGAGCCTTATGTTATGCTAACCCAAAAGCATGGTGTGGAAATGACGGATAAAAACTATTTTCTTGCCAAATATTGGTTAAAAGGGATGATTGAACGCGACATTAATCACCCAAGTATTATTGGCTGGAGTGTTGGTAATGAGTTGAATAATCATTTTGAATACGGCAAAGCGGCCATCGATTATGTAAAAACGGAATTAGACCCATACCGCTTGGTTACCTGTGTAAGCAACTCGGGGCAAAAAGAAGAATACACACCGGAAACTGATCCCAATACCTTTGTTGACATTATAATGCATAATATGTATGGCTGGCAGGGTAAACCACAGGACATACTTAATGCGCTAAGAACGAAGTGGCCCGATAAACCGGTTTTTATTTCCGAATTTGGTTTCGATCCGTGGCCATCAACAGCTTTAAATGCCGATAAAGAAATATTCTCAGAGTGGACCAATCATTTCAGACATAAAAATGAGTTTGTAATCGGAACATCCATGTGGACCTTTAACGATTACCGAAGCGCTTATGCCGGAACAACAGCCGAAGAAAACCGTGTTTGGGGCGTTATTACTACCTGGCGACAAAAACGCCGTTTATTCAAGCGCATAAAGCAGGAACATGCGCCTGTTCTGGATATTGAAATTTCAAACATCGATTTTGATAAAAATTCGGCTGATATTCGTCTGCCAATTCGTAGCGAAAGTGATTATCCGAGCCACGCCATGCGCAATTATAAACTGGTTTATCAGTTTACAAACAGCCGGGGCGAGACTGTTTTTGAGAACGCAAAAGAATTACCCGATTTAAAACCTGCCGACAAGCAATGGAACGGTACAATCACCTGGGAAAATTTACCTGCCGATGTACTCGACCTAACCATAAGCCTTGTAACGCCAACAAATTATTCGCGCCTCGATAAAACCATTTCGTTCAAAAACGCCATTACTCCTAAAATTACAGCACTTATTCCTGGCAAAAACGCTGTGCGGGTGCTTTTCGGGCATGTGCCCAATGCAAGCGAATACTTTGTACGTTATTCAGCCGATGGTGAAAAAGAACAAGAGTCGTACAAAACAATTTCAAACTACATTGATGTTACTGGTTTAGAAGAAGGAAAAACATATCGCTTTAAACTATTTGCCCTAAACGATAAAGGGCAAAGCAAGCCCTCTGATATGGCAAAAACAGCCACTGTAAATAAGCCTTTGCCACCAATTATCTGGGATTCTTTTATCACCGATAACAAACTGGTAATTGGCTATTCAAGCGATTTTGCTGATGGTATTTACACCATAAAATATGGAACTTCAAAAGATCAGTTAGACAAAACTTTTAGCTCTAAAGTAAGAGGCATGGTGTCAATTGATTTGAATGGAGAAAAAGAGCTTTATTTTAAAATGAAAAGAAGCCTTGGAGGCGAAGAAAGTAATTGGTCACAACTGGTTAAAACAATATCAAAATGA
- a CDS encoding glycoside hydrolase family 2 TIM barrel-domain containing protein, with amino-acid sequence MKINLFLILSLILFVACEQPNNELSLNGEWEFFASNEMAEEHVVNEAELPWDTLTVPGNWDTSEKYAEYSGKGYYKRVFKVPANWKGSQVRLKFDAVYETSKVWLNGQLLGKHIGGYTPFEFNITSKVKPGREYELLVMADNTYKRGAWWGWGGISRNVKLIRNEDVRMVYQHISALPNFDKRTVDFEIKYKLENNAPTAKKLSIVSEIIGENGTVVTKTAELNLSANSTTVHSIKFTENLSSFLLWHFNTPNLYTLNSVVQIQEQSVDSKTDKFGIRKLEARGEQLYLNDKAVYMNGFNRVHDHPDYGNTEPDELVQKDIMDMKTLGAVFSRLMHAPQAKNLLEFCDSVGYLIIEEIPVWGHDDPQAFKDNPLTKQWLKEMIERDFNHACVVGWSVGNELRDSSTNWDEIKLSPNQYEYINSMLDFIDELDTTRLKTYVSLTSYKRNASLNNEPFEKLDILCLNSYGDAIKAVQNTHAKFPGKPIFVSEIGQGQIGPAPEGKLSQKLVDQLEGLKEIPYVVGSAVWSYNDYRSNYKGTPESGFREWGVVDEKRNRKMAWDQIKKIYSN; translated from the coding sequence ATGAAAATTAACTTGTTTCTGATTTTGTCGCTTATCCTGTTTGTGGCTTGTGAACAGCCAAACAACGAGCTTTCGTTAAACGGAGAATGGGAGTTTTTTGCTTCAAACGAAATGGCGGAGGAGCATGTGGTAAACGAGGCAGAGTTGCCTTGGGATACGCTAACAGTGCCCGGTAATTGGGACACCTCCGAAAAATATGCTGAATATAGTGGAAAGGGTTATTACAAAAGAGTATTTAAAGTGCCTGCCAATTGGAAGGGGAGCCAGGTACGTTTAAAATTTGATGCTGTTTACGAAACCTCAAAAGTATGGCTAAATGGCCAGTTACTCGGAAAGCATATTGGAGGTTACACGCCTTTCGAGTTTAACATTACCTCAAAAGTTAAACCCGGGCGCGAATACGAATTACTGGTAATGGCCGATAATACTTATAAACGTGGTGCCTGGTGGGGCTGGGGAGGAATCAGCCGTAATGTAAAACTCATAAGAAACGAGGATGTTCGAATGGTTTATCAGCATATTTCTGCCCTTCCCAATTTCGATAAGCGCACGGTTGATTTTGAAATAAAATACAAACTGGAGAACAATGCACCTACTGCAAAAAAACTAAGTATTGTAAGCGAAATTATTGGCGAAAACGGAACAGTAGTAACAAAAACGGCAGAGCTGAACTTGTCGGCAAATTCAACTACAGTACACAGCATAAAATTTACCGAAAACCTTAGCAGTTTTCTACTTTGGCATTTTAACACACCCAACTTGTATACTTTAAACTCTGTTGTTCAAATCCAGGAACAATCGGTTGATTCAAAAACAGACAAATTTGGTATTCGCAAACTGGAAGCGCGCGGGGAACAATTGTATTTAAATGATAAGGCAGTTTACATGAACGGCTTTAATCGTGTACACGATCATCCTGATTATGGAAATACCGAGCCTGATGAATTGGTTCAGAAAGATATTATGGATATGAAAACATTGGGAGCAGTTTTTTCAAGATTAATGCATGCCCCACAAGCGAAGAATTTGCTCGAATTTTGCGACAGTGTGGGCTATCTCATTATTGAAGAAATACCGGTGTGGGGCCACGATGATCCGCAGGCTTTTAAAGATAATCCGCTTACAAAACAATGGCTTAAAGAAATGATTGAACGCGATTTTAACCATGCCTGTGTTGTGGGCTGGAGCGTAGGCAACGAATTACGTGATAGTAGTACCAACTGGGACGAAATAAAATTGTCCCCAAATCAATACGAATACATTAATTCTATGCTCGATTTTATTGATGAGCTGGATACAACCCGTTTAAAAACGTATGTGAGTTTAACCTCCTATAAAAGGAACGCCAGTTTAAATAACGAGCCTTTTGAAAAGTTGGATATTTTGTGCTTAAACTCATACGGCGATGCTATAAAAGCAGTGCAAAATACCCATGCAAAATTCCCGGGCAAACCCATTTTTGTGTCGGAAATTGGGCAGGGGCAAATTGGGCCGGCACCCGAGGGTAAACTAAGCCAAAAGTTAGTTGATCAGTTAGAAGGCTTAAAAGAAATTCCTTATGTGGTTGGTTCTGCGGTGTGGAGTTACAACGATTACAGAAGTAATTACAAAGGAACACCCGAATCCGGATTTCGCGAGTGGGGTGTTGTGGACGAAAAACGAAACAGGAAAATGGCCTGGGATCAAATTAAAAAAATCTATTCCAATTAA